TTCATCTTTAATTTTCTTCTTATGATCTTTGTCAACATAGATTAACTTGGTCGCAAAAATGTAGTGATGCTTATTTCTTCCATGGTGTGATCCTCAAACATATGCATTTGTTTCCATCTCATTCATCAGTTTTGGAGTTTCCTCAATATGGATTTAATAAATTCATGAATTTAACTTGCAATGCATGCAAATCAGTCATCTATCGATGTTTCGAGCCTGCTTTGAATCAATGCTGCAACATTCACGGCAGCAAGGCAGTTTCCAACTGGTATATTctgtttttgtatatatttaattttaaaatatgttagATTAAGTTTCGGTATAATATTCTTTAATTATTTTGAGGCCGGTATGATCTGCAATTTAAAACACGGTCTTATCTCACATTTGGGAGTATATACTGATTTTTAGTGCTATAGTCTATAGATTATTTTGCCATGGGCCTACCACTCAAATATTGTGTCAAGTGGGTGAAAACTGATTGTGTTGGTGGTGAGAAGACATATTCTTTGGCTGTAAACAGGCCCGGCCCAAGGGGTAGGCAACCTAGGCCATTGCCTTGGGCCTccaattatattttcttttcattaatACTAGTATTAAGTTATTAAGTTATGTATTATTAGTATTAAGGTCCCACTTTTTTACTGGCCATAAGAGCAATTATTGGTAattaattcattattttgatttaatttagaGAGAGAATCAATAAAACAAAAGTCCCTGCAAAAAAATTAACACGAACTTCAGGCGCTAAAcaagttatttttattatttaggtcaataattaacaataataatatatatgaCCCAATCAAGTaccataatatttataatatatactcATTTTTATACAACataaatatagtttaattgtaacaatatttaagtatttttaattttactattttatatcaTAAACTCACATTATTATTACtgttaataatagtaataataataataatactaataataataataataataataatattatgatGGTTGGGTGCATGCTTACTATGTGCAAGATGAGGATATTATGATGGTTCCTATCAAGAAGAGCTGCTCTTGGATTCTGAAAAACATCTTACAACAGAGGGATCAAGTGAAAGAGATGCAACCATGGAAGGACTTGGTAAAAACTGGAAAGTTTGCGATGAAAAACTTCTATTATGCGTTCCTGGATCAGCAACAGAAGGTGCCATGGAGGAAGCTTTTCTATGGTAATGTTGCTAGGCCAAGAGCCCTGTTTACTTTACGGATAGCTTGCCATGATAGTCTTGCGACCAAGGCAAGACTAAGAAAGTTTGGGATGTTAAGTAATGATGCCTGTAGTTTCTGTGAAGAAGTGGAATCACTTCAACATCTTTTCTATGAGTGCAGGGGTACAAGAAACATTTGGCAGGCGATCTTGAAATGGATGGATATGCACCATACTCCTCAGGGCTGGACACAGGAGCTGCAATGGGTGATTGAAAATAGCAAGAACAAAAGTTGGAAAGCTCAAATATTAAAAGTTGTTGTGGCAGAGGCGTCATATGAAATTTGGAATTATAGGAATGACAATATTTTTGCAGATAATAGAAAGGAGATGGAGATAGATATAGAAAGGAAAATCATAGATAGTATAGTGAATAGAGTTTGGATGAAGCCAAACCTTAGAAAATACATAGCTCAGTTAATCATGCCTTAGGGATGATTCTTAGTGTGTAGCTGGACCCTATGGGTCGCATTGTACAGATTGTTTTTTGGTTATATATAAtcattatttccaaaaaaaataataataataataattattataaatattaagattaataaattttattcatgatcaattttatataaataaatattgaatgaATTGCCTTCATTATTGATagaaaataacaaataatttaaaatacatatgaaataaaatcaattagagaagtttaataaataattttaatttttaaaaataaaaataaatatttttattaaattttattcaaaattcgCCTTAGGCCTCAATATGTCTTGGGCCGGCCCTGGCTGTAAATATCATATGTGGTTTATGATCTTGACCAAATTGTGTTAGTGGTGAGAAGACAGATTCTTTGGCTGTAAATATCATCTGTGGTTTATGATCTTGATCAAATTTCATAATTAATCAGAGTCCCATAAAGGTTTAGCCAAATTAATTATCATGGCAAACATTGGATATTATACTAACTTTAGAGTTGTTTTGATATATATTGTAGGTTGCTAGCTCATTGGTGAAGTTGAAAAGCACAACTTGAGATTCAATGGAAGTAGGACGTTAACCCACAATAGGATACTTGGTTAGATGTAATTCGATGTTACTATGTGTTATAATGAAGTAGTTTCTTGCAGCTTGCAGTTGAGGGCATATGTTGGGTGAAGGATGGGCCATGTACAACTTGATGGTGAGTGATCATGGTATCAATCCAACACTTCAACATTACACATGCATGGTTGATCTTCTTGGTCACTGGTGAACTGGATGAGGCGTATGATCTTATAAGACATATGAGTGTTAAGCCAAATTCTGGTGTAGGTGGTGCTTTGCTGAATTCATAGAAAATCCACGGAAATATGGAGTTGGTTGAAGTAAGCAACAAAGTTACCTAATTATGTTTTCTGTTCTTCCCTTTCTCTTTATGAAGTTTGTTTGATTCTGATTTTTGCTCAACTTTTCCTTGATTGTTGAAGGGAAGGGTTCAAAATAACTCTCCAAAATTGGAATTTCATCACAACCCATGTGTAGAATTTTTCTGTCTGAATTATCTGAAGGAGGCGAGACATTCAAGTTGGAATGTAGCTGCAAAGGTGAACTTTGCTTTGGCTCACCAAGAATGTGCTATTAAATGGTTTAGTATAAAGGGTACTAGAACTTGTGATGTCTGCAAAAAGGATGTTAGAAACCTTGCTGTCACTCTATTACAGATTCAAAGTGTTCGAAATCGATTTGCTGGAGCAAGTAGATCTCAACTCGAAGATGTAAACGAGTACATGTACGTCTACTTTTGTACAAAAATTTTGAATTTAGATTGTGTGCGCGTAGTTAGTCACATATGGACCATCCATCGGACGGTCGAGATATGATTGACTACATACATGCGCTCACAAGGTTGTGACTTCACACAATCTAAATCCGATAAAGATCTTTTTTATTTCTAATCAATGAATGAAGTTTGGCTATAAGCTTCATTTTGGAGCTTCATGGATATAATTTCAATCATCAAGAATTATGAACCATTTTATTTGTCTGCTCAATTTTATAGGGTTTGGCAGGAAGTTCCACTGCTTGTCATTGTTAGCATGTTGacatatttttgttttcttgagCATCTGTTGGTAACACTAACAATCCTCTACAATGAACTGTAAAGTTTGCAATGTCTTCAATATTTTTCTTAGAATTCTATTACACAAAATAGTTTCTatctttttaaaaagaaaaattaaaaatgaataccAAAATAGCTTCTGATTTTCTCTTCTTTGCAGGTTACAAAAATGGGAACCGGTGCATTTGCCATATCTCTTCCATTTTTCTGTGTACTAGGCCTGCTCTCCTCCATGACATCATCAACCATGGGTAGGTTTGCAAGAGTTTAGACTAAATAGATACTTACGCTGCATATTTGAAAGTATCTTCAATAAACTTATCAACAGATAACTACTGGTCTGATCATCGTTCGGTGAGCTTCCATTAGGAACAGCCTCCTGATTTGTTTTCCTCCTCCTTTTAAAATTGCCTGCCAAACGCCTTCGACAGCTTCTCTTCCcttcatcagactcttgaagCAAGTGAAACCTGTTGATAGAATGAAAAAACACGAAATAGAATGAATCCAGATCCAATCTAAACCTTAAAAACTACTAAAAACACTATTTTTTCAGTTATTCGCAATCTGGTAAATTAAGAACCGATACACTGCAAAGAAAAAGAACTAACCTACTACATTGTTGACAGAACCGCTGCATTGTGTTTCCAACAAGAGCCTTACTGTCCTTCGAGTGCACCTCACAAACTTTATGATGTCGGTGATAATCTTTAGCATTGTTGAGATCTGCGCGACAATCCTCCACCTGACAAAATGCTCTACTAGAGCTACCTCCACCAGCTACTCTACTTTTCTTCCCAGTGTTCCTTTCCCATGTAACAATTGTTCATGTGTGTAATGGATTCACACCCTTACGGTACACGCGAGTTATATTTCAGTTCAATACTAAATTGAATACAATCGATACGAATCTCTATCGCGTATATATCTGGACATGAATCTCATCATGAATACCTATTCATTATGGTGAATCATCACCTAAACTTAGTGCAGTCAACTTTGTTAAACTAACCATTATTTTTGTGTAAAGTGAAAAGCAGGTTCATATGAGTTTATGCATCTTTACACTTTTCTCTGGTGGTTCTCTTCGCGCATATATTTTACTCATTGGTAACCAATTTCTATGTGAATCTTAAACTCATTACATGTACTTTTCACTTTAAAAAAAGATTGATAGTACTCATGTTGAATCCTGATTCATTAGGAAGAATCCCGATTCATGTATCCATTCCCTTACTTTAGGAGCTGTAGCATCAAATTCCCAAATTATACTTTATACTTCACGTATAGGCCATGCATCCAGGATATATCC
The sequence above is drawn from the Vicia villosa cultivar HV-30 ecotype Madison, WI unplaced genomic scaffold, Vvil1.0 ctg.000052F_1_1, whole genome shotgun sequence genome and encodes:
- the LOC131623109 gene encoding uncharacterized protein LOC131623109, translating into MVPIKKSCSWILKNILQQRDQVKEMQPWKDLVKTGKFAMKNFYYAFLDQQQKVPWRKLFYGNVARPRALFTLRIACHDSLATKARLRKFGMLSNDACSFCEEVESLQHLFYECRGTRNIWQAILKWMDMHHTPQGWTQELQWVIENSKNKSWKAQILKVVVAEASYEIWNYRNDNIFADNRKEMEIDIERKIIDSIVNRVWMKPNLRKYIAQLIMP
- the LOC131623110 gene encoding uncharacterized protein LOC131623110; amino-acid sequence: MELVEGRVQNNSPKLEFHHNPCVEFFCLNYLKEARHSSWNVAAKVNFALAHQECAIKWFSIKGTRTCDVCKKDVRNLAVTLLQIQSVRNRFAGASRSQLEDVNEYMVWQEVPLLVIVSMLTYFCFLEHLLVTKMGTGAFAISLPFFCVLGLLSSMTSSTMGRFARV